From the Haemophilus parainfluenzae genome, the window GGTAAACCTGATTTTTCAGATGCATAACGAGCTTTTAAAATCGCATTTTCAACAAACGTTAAGCCAGTTTCCTCTGGGCTTTCAATGCCTAAATCTGTCTGAGCAATGACTTCAAAACCGAAATCGGCTAATACGTCTGCCATTTCTTTTACTTTGCCTTTATTGCCCGTGGCAAGCACAATTTTTTGCTTCATGATTCTGTCCCTCATATCAAATATTGTCTTATTTTAGCACCTCACCAAAAATTTTCGGAATAAATATTGACTTTAACCTTAGGTCAAAGTTTATGATTGGTGCTCATTCAGTTATCACATAGGAGAAAAACATGAAAAAACTTATGACTTTTATCACACTTAGCGCTGCTGCAGTTTCAATTTATGCCCAAGCTAATGAACAACCGCATCAAGCACACATGAATATGCCAATGTCGACAGATTCTGCAATGCAACAAGAATTAATGCAAGGTATGAGTCAAATGCATCAAGATATGATGGCAGCTGCGCAATATAAAGATCCTGATGTTGCTTTTGCAGCAGGTATGTTGCCACACCATATTGGCGCAGTAAAAATGGCGGAAGTTGAATTAAAATACGGAAAAGATCCTGAGATGCGTAAGCTTGCTGAGAATATTATTAACGCTCAACAAGCAGAAATTGAACAAATGCAAAAATGGCTTAAAGTACACAATAAAAAATAAAATAACACAAAAAAAGTGCGGTAAATTAACCGCACTTTTTTAATAGAATTAGTTCACTTCTTTTATTCTTAACTCTTTTGGCACTTCAAAGAACATATTCTCTTCTAAGCCTTGAAGCTCTTCGATACTATCCGCACCAAATTCTTTTAATCGAGCAATCACAGATTGCACCAACTCTTCTGGTGCAGAGGCCCCCGCTGTTACGCCAATTGTTTCAACCCCTTCAAACCAATCTGCCGCCACATCATTTGGATCATCAATCAATTTTGATTTTACCCCCATACGCGATGCCAACTCAGCTAAGCGGTTAGAATTCGATGAGTTTTTAGAGCCTACAACCACGACTAGATCACATTGTTTTGCTAATTCACGCACTGCTTCTTGACGGTTGGTTGTGGCATAGCAAATATCGTTTTTATGTGGGCCTTGAATAGCAGGATATTTGTCTTTCAATGCACTAATAGTTTCTGCTGTATCATCAAGAGAAAGTGTGGTTTGCGTCATAAAGGTTAAATCATCATTTTCTTGAACCGGTAAACGAGCAATATCTTCCACGCTTTCAATTAAGAAAATACCACCTTCGGCATTATTGTACTGCCCCATTGTGCCTTCTACTTCAGGATGGCCTTTGTGCCCGATCAAAATCGCTTTCGTCCCTTTACGGCTTGCACGAGCCACTTGCATATGTACTTTGGTTACCAACGGACAAGTTGCATCGAATACTTTTAACTGACGATCTTTCGCTTCTTGACGAACGGCTTGTGACACACCATGAGCGGAGAAAATCACAATGGCGCCATCTGGCACTTCGCTCAGTTCTTCCACAAAAATTGCTCCACGCTCACGCAAACCATTTACCACAAAACGATTATGCACCACTTCATGACGCACATAAATCGGTGCACCATGAATTTCAAGCGCTAATTCAACAATGCTAATGGCTCGATCGACACCTGCGCAAAATCCGCGAGGATTGGCTAAAATTATCTTCATTTTTGACCGCTCTTTTTATCACCTTTAAAGGCATCTAATGCTAATAAACCCGCACCAATACAAATCGCAATATCTGCTACATTGAATACCGGATAATGATAAATATCCCAATAAAAATCTAAGAAATCCACCACAAAACCGTTGTACGCACGGTCCACCATATTGGCTAACGCACCGCCAATAATCAGCGCATAAGCTGAGTTTTGTAATTTTTGTTCTGCAGAATTCTTTTTCATAAAGTAAGCCAGCATTAAAGAAATCCCAATCGCAAGCACGATGAAGAAATATTTCTGCCAGCCATCATGCTCAGCGAGGAAGCTAAACGCTGCGCCATAGTTACGCACATAGGTTAAATTAAAAATGGGTAATAGGTTCACACTTTCATATAAATCAAAGCGCTGTACCACAATATATTTGGTCAGTAAATCAAGGATAAATGCAACCACACTTAGCCAAAGGAATGAAAGTCCTGTTTTATTTTTTGTCATAGGAAATTATCTGTCTTTATAAATGGACGATGATTTTAGCAACTCGAACAACCTTTATAAAGTAAAAGGCATCAAATTATAAAAGGCGAACACATTGGTTCGCCCTTCAATGTTAATTACTTTTTCTTCACTGGTCTTTGCCAACCTTGAATATGACGTTGCGGCACGCGAGTAATCACAAGCTCATCTTTCTCAATATTTTGAGTAATCGTTGAGCCCGCACCGATCGTTGCGCCATCAGCTACAGTAACTGGTGCAACTAACTGCGTATCTGAGCCCACGAATACATTGTTACCAATGATTGTTTTAAATTTATTCGCACCGTCATAGTTACAAGTAATGACACCCGCACCGATGTTACAGTTTTCACCGATTTCAGTATCACCCACATAAGTGAGGTGGTTTACCTTAGAGCCTTTACCCACTGTGGATTTTTTAATTTCCACGAAGTTACCCACATGGGTTTCAGCCGCTAATTCAGCACCTGGACGTAAACGAGAGAATGGACCAATCGCCGCCTTCTCACCAATTGTCGCATCTTCTAAAACAGAATAAGGCTTGATTTCAACATCATCACCAATCGTCACGTTTTTCAATACACAACCCGCACCGATTTTTACACGATCACCTAAACGCACATTGCCTTCCACAATCACGTTCACATCAATTTCAACATCTTTACCATGTTCTAATGTGCCGCGTAAATCAAAACGCTCTGGGTCAATTAACATCACGCCTGCAAGTAAAAGTTTTTCTGCTTGTTTACGTTGATAAAAACGCTCTAATGCAGCAAGTTGTAAACGGTTATTAGCACCTTCGACTTCCATAAATTCAGAGGCTTGAACAGCAGTAACCTGACAACCATCTTGGTTGGCTAAACCAATTACATCAGTTAAATAAAACTCGCCTTGTGCATTGTTATTTTTCACACGGGAAAGCCAGTTTTTGAAATGTGCGCCATCAGCCACTAATACGCCTGTATTCACTTCCTGGATTTTTAATTGCTCTGCGTTGGCATCTTTTTGTTCTACGATCGCCACCACATTACCATTTTCACGAATAATACGGCCGTAACCCGTAGGGTTATCTAAATTCACCGTGAGCAATGCAATCCCATTTTCTGGTTTCGCTGCAATGAGTTTTTCCAATGTTTCTTTGGTCACTAATGGCGCATCACCATATAAAATCACAATATTTTCATCATCTTTGAAGAATGGTGCTGCTTGTTGAACAGCATGCGCAGTACCCAACTGTTCAGCTTGGAACACCCAGTTCACGCTTTCATTTGCCAAACGCTCACGCATTAATTCGCCACCGTGACCATAAATCAAATGTACGTTTTCCGCACCTAATTGATTTGCCGTATCGATCACATGTTTTACCATCGGTTTTCCTGCCACTTTATGCAAGACTTTTGGTAAATCAGAATACATACGAGTGCCTTTACCGGCCGCTAAAATCACCACGCTTAGTGCTTTATTTGTCATAAATTCTTCTCTTCTTTATAAAAAATTGAACGTATTCTATCGTAGAATGGAGAATATGATAAGCCATTTAATTTTCATACATTCCTGACAAGACAAGATTGTATAAAAATCTCAAATCCTGTAAACTATCCTCCCGTCTTGATAGCTAATCATCTTTTTCTTTTATTTTTGACCGCACTTTTCAGCATTCTGCACAAATTTGTATAAAAGATGATTGGCTATAATCATTTTTATCCCAACATTTTAGGTCTCTCACTATGGCTACAAATTATATTTTCGTCACAGGCGGTGTGGTTTCATCGTTAGGTAAAGGTATTGCTGCAGCATCATTAGCAGCCATTTTAGAAGCACGTGGCTTAAACGTGACTATTATGAAATTAGACCCTTATATCAACGTGGATCCGGGTACAATGAGCCCAACCCAACACGGCGAAGTGTTCGTAACACAAGACGGGGCGGAAACCGATTTAGACTTAGGTCACTACGAGCGTTTTATTCGTACCAAAATGACCAAACGCAACAACTTCACCACGGGTAAAATTTATTCTGAAGTATTACGCAAAGAGCGTCGTGGTGATTATTTAGGTGCGACAATTCAAGTTATTCCACACATCACCAATGAAATTAAAGATCGCGTGATTGCCGGTGCACAAGGCCATGATGTGGTAATTGTTGAAGTGGGCGGAACCGTGGGTGATATTGAATCACTTCCATTCTTAGAAGCACTTCGTCAACTTGCCGTACAAGTGGGCCGTGAGAATACTCTCTTTATGCACTTAACGTTAGTGCCATATATCCCAACAGCGGGCGAAGTGAAAACCAAGCCAACTCAACATTCTGTAAAAGAATTACTTTCAATTGGTATTCAACCGGATGTGCTTATCTGCCGCTCAGATCGCATGATTCCACCAAACGAACGTGCAAAAATCGCCTTATTCTGTAACGTACCAGAACGTGCGGTCATCTCATTAAAAGATGTAAATTCAATCTACCAAATTCCTGCGTTATTGAAATCACAAGGTTTGGATGAATTCATCTGCCAACGTTTCCACTTAGACTGTCCAGAAGCGGACCTTTCAGAATGGGAACAAGTGCTTTATCAAGAAGCAAATCCAGTGGGCGATGTGACCATCGGTATGGTAGGTAAATATACTGAATTACCAGACGCTTATAAATCAGTGAATGAAGCCTTAAAACACGCAGGTTTGAAAAACCGTTTAAGCGTGCATATCAAATACATTGATTCTCAAGATGTTGAAACCAAAGGCACTGATGTATTAAAAGGTGTCGATGGTATTTTAGTACCGGGCGGCTTTGGTTATCGTGGTGTAGAAGGCAAAATTTTGACCGCAAAATATGCGCGTGAAAACAATGTTCCTTACCTTGGTATTTGTTTAGGGATGCAAATTGCATTAATCGAATATGCGCGTAATGTTGCGGGTCTTGAAAAAGCGAACTCATCTGAATTTGATCGTCACTGTGAGCAACCTGTTGTGGGTTTAATTACAGAATGGCAAGATGCGGAAGGCCACATTGAAACCCGTGATGATAATTCAGATCTGGGTGGTACGATGCGTTTAGGGGCGCAACAATGTCATTTAATTGAGGGTTCAAAAGCGCGTGCATTATATGGCAAAGAAACCATCGAAGAACGTCATCGTCACCGTTATGAAGTGAATAATAACCTGCTTCCACAAATTGAAAAAGCGGGCCTTAAAGTAACTGGTTTATCGGCGGATCGTAAATTAGTGGAAATCATTGAAGTACCAAACCACCCATGGTTTGTGGCATGTCAATTCCACCCTGAATTTACATCAACACCACGTGATGGTCACCCATTATTCGAAGGTTTTGTCAAAGCAGCCAGAGAAAATCAGTTAAAAACTGAAAAGTAATTTACTGATAATTCAATAAACAAGTGCGGTCAAAAATTCTTGTGTTTTTGACCGCACTTTGTATTTTTAAGCATTTTAATTTGATTGATTCGATTACCGTTTCACCAAACGATAAGGCAAGATCTGCATTTTACATTTATCAGAAATATCACCTGAATCGAAATCATCAATAAAATGCCAATGTGCGGTATCTTTTGTTAAATCAGTGAGATAAATTTGAGTGTTACCTACTTTATAACGACACTCACCAATAACAAAATTCCTTTCACTACTTGCTTAATCCATATAATCACCGTGAACAACTTGGATAAGCTTCGCATGATTGGTTAAATCAGTGTAATACCACCAAATATCAAATTTATCTTTGTCATTAGCTAACTGAACTTGCAAACTCGGCTCTATAAAGTTCGTATTATAACTATGAGCTTGCTTTATTTGTGAACTGGCAATAGATTAGAGGAGCAACTTTCATATATCGCTCATGCAATCGTTAGGAATGGCGTATTAGCCGAAAGATTCCTTACTACTATTGCAGAATTTAATCAGATTCCTAATGATTTTGCTATTCGCATTGCTCAAGGGATTAGACTATCAGATGAAGAAAAGAAAGAATTAAAAAGATTATTTATTAATATGGATTTTAAGCAAAAGAAACCATAAAGCCCCGAAGTGGTATATAAAAAATCGGAGCCGTAGGCGACTTCATTCAACTGTGCCAACTGACCAATGCGCATCAGCCTCCTCCCCAACGGATTCTTTACTCTATTGACCTTATAGTAGCTTTATAGTTTAAAATGGTACCACAACATTGTTCAAGTGGAGTCGTATTATGAGCAAATCCTGTGGTGGCGCCTGTGGCTGTGATGCAACGTCCGCAGCGGATACCGATATACAGGCCTCCTCCGAGGCGCCAGGGAGATGGGTCAGTGTTTATGCAGTGCCGAAGATGGACTGTCCATCAGAAGAACGAATGATTCGCCTAGCCCTGAACGGCTTTGAGGAGATTCGGGCGCTGTCCTTCGACTTGTCGAACCGCCGGCTGAAGGTCGTGCATGACGGCGAGGTCGAGCCCGTCACCTCGAAACTGAAGACCTTGGGGCTAGGCGCCTCGCTTCAGGAAACCGTCGCTGCAAATCCAGAGACCATCAAGGCCGCCGAGTTTTCGGCAGCTTCTGCTAAGCAAGAATCCGGGACCCTGCGCTGGTTGCTCGGCATCAATGCACTTCTGTTCGTGGTGGAAATGACTGCCGGTCTGATCGCCCAGTCCACCGGCCTGATTGGAGAATCCCTGGACAATTTTTCCGATGCGGCGGTGTACGGGCTTGCCCTTTATGCGGTTGGACATAGCGTGAAAATGCAGGTACGTGCCGCGCATCTTGCTGGTGTACTGCAACTGATCTTGGCTGTGGGCGTGCTCGTAGAGGTGGTGAGACGCTTTGTATTCGGTAGTGAGCCTGAATCTCTGGTGATGATGGCTATCGCATTCGTCGCATTGATTGCCAATACCAGTTGTCTGCTGCTCATATCCAAACATCGGGAAGGCGGGGCGCACATGAAGGCAAGCTGGATATTCTCGGCCAACGACGTGGTGATCAACCTGGGGGGCATCACCGCCGGCGCCCTGGTCGCGTGGACCGGTTCCAATTATCCAGATCTGATTATCGGCACCATCGCGGGGGGGATTGTACTTAACGGTGCCAGACGCATTTTGGCGTTGAAGGGTTAAATAATGCTCATTATTGGCAAAAAGCTCTCGCCGTATGCCCTGTTTTATCTGCTTATACCCCTGCTTTGTTTTTTGCGTTGAGATATTACCGTTTCAAGCTGTTTATTAAACTCTGTAATGTCGTTAATTGCTCGCTGATTTCGTGGTATTGTTGAATGATTAAGGCGTTTTCTTCTCGCAAACTCCGCAAGCCTTGCTTTCGTTTTTCGTTCAAGCAAGGCATTGTATTCATCTTCTGACAATGCTATTTCTAGGCGTTTGGTTCGCTTTTTCATTAGGTGTCCGTTCTTCAAATTAGCGGTGAAACCGCAGGGGGTCAAGGGGGATTTATCCCTCTTGCAAGGGCATAGACTTAGTATCACAGATACGGGGCTATGTGTCCTTGCTTTAACTATTAGACAATAGTACGCCAAAAGCCCCGAGAGTGATATTAAAAAATCAGCGGAGCCGAAGGCGACTTCATTATACCAATTGTCCACAAAAATATTTCTAATGGTGTCTTTAAACGCTGCATATTTCCTAATATCTCTCTTAATCAATATATTTGTGTATTATGCTTTTCTTATCAATACAGAAAAATACTACTTTCCGGAATACTTTCATCATTTTCTTACCCTATAAAAAAGCAAATTTATTTAACTACACTTCAAAAAACATTTGAATTAATATAACATTTTAGTCAACTATTTATATAACTTAAACAAGCAGTTATTTTTCAGCGTTTTTTACAAAACATTTATTAAATCCGACCGCTTGTGATAAAAGGAACAACTATGCATAAATTTTTAATGACAGCCCTTCTCGCCAGTCTTTCTACCTCGGCTTTCGCACTTTTCCCAGTTCAAACCGATTGGCAAGCGAATCACTTACAAGGCAAAGTGAAATCTGTTATTTCACATTCGGAAGATAATCCTGAAGCGGCAGAAGGAGAGGTGGTCACGAACGATGTTCGTCAATTTTATAACGAGCAAGGTTTTTTAATTAAAACTGAAGATGTTACTGGCGAGTCTGAACATTTCGATAAAACGACGGCGAATTATCGATATGATCAAAACAATCGATTAGAAGAAATTCGTTACGATATCTATAAAGAGACTCATGGAAGACTCTACCACTATCAAGAAAATGCCGATGGTTCGGGTGCCATTTTAGAAATCACTTATGTAGGCAAAAAGCCCAAAAAGCCGAACTTCCAAGAAGATTACATCAAAAGAGTTTACGACAAAGATGGGAAACTCATCTCTGAAGCTGTTTATTATGCAAAACTTATTGACGGCCATGCGAAAAAATTCCATTACAAGGACGATAAACTCATCAAAGCTTGTGACTTTGATGACAATGGAAAAGAAAGTAATTGCGAAACTTATCGTTATCTCGAAAATGGCGACTTTGTACATAACACGTCTTTTAATGAGGGGCGAGCAGATTTTACTTATGACAAAAATCACAATGAATTAAAACGCCAAATTTTTGATCAACATGGGAAATTAGAAGAAACCCTCACGACGCGTCATAAATTTGATCAACACGGTAATGTGATTGAAAGCATTATGTATGATGAAAAAGGTATATGGTTAGATAAAACCACTAAGAAATATGAATATTACGAGTAATCTCTTTTAAACTGAGCATTTTTATTATGTTTTTTAAATCTAAACAACACGCTGATAAATTAGACAAAACATTAATCACCAAACTGGACAAAATCTTTCAATATTTTAAGGCGGCTAAAGTAGAAGCAGAAAGTGATTATACTTTGCTTTATGTTGATACGGGTTCCGACAATTTCTATTGCTTAGTTTGCCCAAAATCAGCAGCGCCTCGCATAATAGAAATTGCAGATATATTAAATTTACCTATCAACCATTAAATTTTAGATAAGAAAACTGCCTAGCAGTAATAAAGAGCGGTCAGTTTTGTTGCATTTTTGCAAAATATCTCAGTGATTGAATAGCGGAATTTGTAATGTGAGTGAAAAGTAACACAGCCCCGCGCTATAAAAATATTTTAGATAACTAACAAAGTTAAACTTCTGACTATCGCTGCGGTCGTAATTTAAATAGAATACGCTTTTATCTACACGGAAATGAAAGAATGAAACTTGCTGTTATTTTACCCGCATATAATGCAGAAAATTTTCTCACTGAATGTTTAGATTCATTGTTGAATCAAACCTTTAGTGATTTTTGTATTCTGGCGGTTAATGATGCTTCTACCGATAACACTGGTGACATTCTCGAAAGCTATGCGACAAAAGATGCTCGCTTACGTGTTTACCATTTACCTCAAAACCAAGGTGAACCTGCTGTCATGCAATTTGTCATGGATATGCTTAACTATATGAATGTGGAGTATGTTGCACGTATGGATGCTGATGATATTTGTGTGCCACACCGTTTTGAAAAGCAGATTCAATATTTAGACGGGCATCCTGAAATTGATATTTTAGGAAGTAATGCACTGCTCTTTAATGATGGGCAAACTGATAAAATGACTAAAATAAGTACACTTCCTCTTTTAGATAAAGATATAAAAGCACATTTTTCTTTAGCTCGTGACAATATCATTAATCCCTCTTCAATGTGGCGACATTCTAGTATCAAAGCGCTCGAAATTAATTATGCACAAACAGCTACTGCGCCCGATTTTCATATGTGGGTACAATGTGCATTACATCAAAAGAAATTTGCGAATTTACCAGAGCCATTATTGTTTTATCGGATACACCAAGGCCAAGCGAGTAAAATACATGACAAAATTAGCGAGTCTATTCAATACTCTATGGAGCTATGGATAAGTCATTTATTTCCAGAATTAACACCTAAAGAAGTCAGCTTACTGAGCCTTATACTGCACGGGAAAAGCATTAAATTACGCACTGAAGAGTTTGAAATCGCCTTTTCAGCTTATGACAAAGTGCGTTCAAATAATGAAATCTCACTATTTGGTGAAGATCGGGAAACGATGTTTAGTATTTTAGATGCACATACACAATTCTTGAAAAAGCTTTTGTATCAAAGAACCCAATAAAGCTTTTACTTCATCAGACTACTTCCCCAATCTAAATAGAATTGGGGAAATTTTTATCCGTTTTAATATCAAAGTGCGGTCATTTTTAGCCAATTTTTTGTAATAACATCACCGCACTTTACATATCTAGCCTATTTTTCAAAAATGGCTTCGACGGTTAATTCCTTGTAGTGATAGCCCTTTTCTTGACTAAATTGCATTTCAAGTGAACCTAAATAGATAGCAAAACTTGATGCATCAATTTTTAGTAAGTCTTTGATGATTAGTTTAAGATCTGATTCCGCCAGTTTTTTCATTGAATCTAAATGATGTTGTTGAAAGACCTGTTTAATATGCTGATCCATATCGGTACAATATCTATCATGCTCTTCAACAAAACAAACTTCGGCTCGTTCTTTTGGCTCATTCTCTTCTTTTTTCGAGCTGTTATCGTCCACACGATAGAATTGATGGACTGGCACATGGATCCATTTTTTATACGAACTCACATCAATTGATGACCATTCAAACTCAGCTTCTCTAACCGGGCTATTTTGCAGAGCCATAATGTCGCTATCATTGATACGGAAAGAATGCTCATAAACATCCAATGAAATCAGTTCATTCGCTTTTTCACCATATCTTTGTACAAAGGCTTTTCGTTTCTCTTCATAATTAGAGCTGTCATAAGGCCCTAAGTCCAAACGATGGACTAAATAATCAGATACATCATCTAATTCATTCCAATCTTGGCGTTCGTTTTCTGGCATATCTTCTAAGCGACTTAAAAAATCCACATCATCACGAATTTTTCCTTGCCCATCAGATAAATTAAGCTTTGTGAGTAAATGCTCAAAACGTTCCGTTTGGCTTTGATAAGCGATTTCTTTTGGTTTCACCACCCAAGTCATGGCAAAAATTGCGGCTATTACAACGACAGAAATCAAACGATATTGACGAATTTTAGGGATGATTAAAATAGCATAAGCAATCGTAATCGCCGAGGCTAATGCCACTAAATAAATCCGTTGTTCAGTCCAAGCATAGGCACTAATTCGACGGTCAATTGCCAACCATAGCAGTACAATGGGAACAGTGGAAAGGTATGGAAAAAACTTAAAGAAACTGTCCCAATTTGCTTTAACACTAATACTACGTAAAGCGTAAACACCTAAGCCTACGACTAAGTAAGGCAACGCAATATTCGACACCATTCCTTTTGGCAACGCCCCTGCTAAGATAATTTTGCCCACATAAGCATAAAGTAGAACAGTAAAAATCATTAAGGCTGGCGCTAAGATAAAATTTACTAAAATTTCAACGCTACGATTTAGTGTCATCCCTATATTTTCTTGGCGCTGTTGAAAGACCAAAAAGAACAAAGGAAGACAAAATACGGTAATTGAAGAATAAAGATGCTTTTGAAACCATTCACTAAAATCAATGTTAAATAATGCACTGATTGAAGCCAAAATTGCAGCGACCAAACCAGAGACGAGCCCCCAGCCAGCAATGGATGACGTGATGTAATATAGCGTCGTAAAATTACGATAAGTAAAGGCTTGATTGTTTCTGACAAATGGAAAGCCACATAATATCAATAATACAATAAATTGAGCGCCCCAAAACTTAGGGCTATAAGCATAAAAATCAGCATTATCATTCACTTGCCAAATGGTGAAAACGGCAATAAGCGGCACAATCCACGAAAAACTATACCAGACATAAGGGCGAGATAAATAAATAAAGGCAAACAGCATCGGCTCAAATAGCCAATAAGCTAAATGATCTTTTTCTGAATTCATATCCACAAACCAAATCCCAAGAGCAAACGTAGCAATCATGAAGATTTCAATCGGATGAGTTGATATCGCTGATTTTATTCGTGTTTTGGTTTGGTGAAAAAAAGTCGAAAGAGACATAATGATTCCTTTTTCAATGCAAGAAAATCTCAATTAAGAATAAATAATTCGTCGTAAAATAATACGAAATTTCGTGCAACTGTAACCAACTTTTGAAGGCAATTCCACTGAAATAAAAGAAATAATTGGCGAAAAAGAGACAAAATCTCACCGCACTTTATTGAAAAACAAGATGCAGATCAAAGTGCGGTCATTTTTCCAAGACAAATTTCTAAATTTGCTTTATTATATTCCCGTTTTAGGTTCGCCTAACTAATTTTAATTAACTTTAAACAGAGGAAAACAAAATGGCAAAAATCGTTAAAGTCATTGGTCGTGAAATCATCGACTCTCGTGGTAACCCAACTGTAGAAGCTGAAGTTCATCTTGAAGGTGGTTTCGTCGGTTTGGCAGCTGCTCCATCAGGTGCATCTACCGGTTCTCGTGAAGCATTAGAATTACGTGACGGCGACAAATCTCGTTTCTTAGGTAAAGGTGTATTAAAAGCGGTTGCGGCTGTAAACGGCCCTATCGCAGATGCATTAGTGGGTAAAGAAGCGTCTAATCAAGCTGAAATCGACCAAATCATGATCGATTTAGACGGTACTGAAAACAAATCTAACTTCGGTGCAAACGCAATCTTAGCGGTATCTTTAGCAAACGCAAAAGCAGCAGCTGCGTCTAAAGGTTTACCTCTTTACGCTTACATCGCAGAACTTAACGGCACGCCAGGCGTTTACTCTATGCCATTACCAATGATGAACATCATCAACGGTGGTGAGCACGCAGATAACAACGTTGATATCCAAGAATTCATGATTCAACCAGTTGGTGCAAAAACATTACGTGAAGCACTTCGTATCGGTGCTGAAGTATTCCACAACCTTGCGAAAGTATTAAAATCTAAAGGCATGAGCACTGCTGTAGGTGATGAAGGTGGTTTCGCACCTAACTTAGCATCTAACGCAGACGCTTTAGCATGTATCAAAGAAGCAGTAGAAAAAGCAGGTTATGTATTAGGTAAAGACGTCACTTTAGCAATGGACTGCGCATCTTCTGAGTTCTATAACAAAGAAACTGGCAAATACGAAATGAAAGGCGAAGGCCGTTCATTCACTTCTCAAGAATTCACACACTATCTTGAAGAATTAACCAAACAATACCCAATCGTGTCTATCGAAGATGGTCAAGATGAATCTGACTGGGAAGGTTTCGCATACCAAACTAAAGTGTTAGGCGACCGCGTTCAATTAGTGGGCGACGACTTATTCGTAACCAACACCAAAATCTTAAAAGAAGGT encodes:
- the eno gene encoding phosphopyruvate hydratase, coding for MAKIVKVIGREIIDSRGNPTVEAEVHLEGGFVGLAAAPSGASTGSREALELRDGDKSRFLGKGVLKAVAAVNGPIADALVGKEASNQAEIDQIMIDLDGTENKSNFGANAILAVSLANAKAAAASKGLPLYAYIAELNGTPGVYSMPLPMMNIINGGEHADNNVDIQEFMIQPVGAKTLREALRIGAEVFHNLAKVLKSKGMSTAVGDEGGFAPNLASNADALACIKEAVEKAGYVLGKDVTLAMDCASSEFYNKETGKYEMKGEGRSFTSQEFTHYLEELTKQYPIVSIEDGQDESDWEGFAYQTKVLGDRVQLVGDDLFVTNTKILKEGIEKGIANSILIKFNQIGSLTETLAAIKMAKDAGYTAVISHRSGETEDATIADLAVGTAAGQIKTGSMSRSDRIAKYNQLIRIEEALERAGTPAPFLGLKAVKGQA
- a CDS encoding glycosyltransferase family 2 protein; the encoded protein is MKLAVILPAYNAENFLTECLDSLLNQTFSDFCILAVNDASTDNTGDILESYATKDARLRVYHLPQNQGEPAVMQFVMDMLNYMNVEYVARMDADDICVPHRFEKQIQYLDGHPEIDILGSNALLFNDGQTDKMTKISTLPLLDKDIKAHFSLARDNIINPSSMWRHSSIKALEINYAQTATAPDFHMWVQCALHQKKFANLPEPLLFYRIHQGQASKIHDKISESIQYSMELWISHLFPELTPKEVSLLSLILHGKSIKLRTEEFEIAFSAYDKVRSNNEISLFGEDRETMFSILDAHTQFLKKLLYQRTQ
- a CDS encoding DUF4153 domain-containing protein yields the protein MIATFALGIWFVDMNSEKDHLAYWLFEPMLFAFIYLSRPYVWYSFSWIVPLIAVFTIWQVNDNADFYAYSPKFWGAQFIVLLILCGFPFVRNNQAFTYRNFTTLYYITSSIAGWGLVSGLVAAILASISALFNIDFSEWFQKHLYSSITVFCLPLFFLVFQQRQENIGMTLNRSVEILVNFILAPALMIFTVLLYAYVGKIILAGALPKGMVSNIALPYLVVGLGVYALRSISVKANWDSFFKFFPYLSTVPIVLLWLAIDRRISAYAWTEQRIYLVALASAITIAYAILIIPKIRQYRLISVVVIAAIFAMTWVVKPKEIAYQSQTERFEHLLTKLNLSDGQGKIRDDVDFLSRLEDMPENERQDWNELDDVSDYLVHRLDLGPYDSSNYEEKRKAFVQRYGEKANELISLDVYEHSFRINDSDIMALQNSPVREAEFEWSSIDVSSYKKWIHVPVHQFYRVDDNSSKKEENEPKERAEVCFVEEHDRYCTDMDQHIKQVFQQHHLDSMKKLAESDLKLIIKDLLKIDASSFAIYLGSLEMQFSQEKGYHYKELTVEAIFEK